Part of the Nicotiana sylvestris chromosome 2, ASM39365v2, whole genome shotgun sequence genome, CCAATTAGTGAGGCATCCGGTTTTGAACACCGGATGTTTAAAACTTTGGCCATCCGAACTCAATCACGCTGGCTCGGACTTTGGATTTGGTTATTGGGGGGAGGGAACCGTGTTCATTAATAATTGGTTCTGAAGAAACCATGTCCATTATCAATGTTCATTTGGCTTTCTCGCTCTTATAATTTTTCGGGAGCTATGTTGTTTTGCTCTTTATCGATAGAAACGGAAATGGAACAAGGGgaaataaaagtaaaataaataaataaatgattgGGTGGGGAGCTTATATATATTATGGTGCCTCAGACTCAATTACCGTCTCTTCTTTGTTCGAAACGTTAATAGAAGAAGACCCCATTTTCAAGTTCTAACACCAGAAATTAATGACAAACTTGTTTATGGAGAAGGTGGAGATGCGGTGATCTTTGGTGCTGTGGGGTAATTTTGTTAGTCAATAAGGGTAAATGTGTACTAATTTTGTACTTTCGTGAGGGAATAATTAACCCCAATTATAAATGAGGGCCAAATTTAAACCTTTTCACATAATTTAAGGGTAAATTTGGACTTTTTCCCAATTCTATTATGATAATGATTTGAAGTTTCAGCAACCACCACAGGGTCAGGAATTGCATGCAAGATATTAATTTGCACGATCTTGTCGAAAATGCAAACTGTTCAAAGTATAATGAAGCCAGATAACTTCGAATTTTGTTTCACAAATTCAAAGACGTTGGATTTATCTATCTGTAAGGATAACCCGGCCCCCACCCCCACGCTCATTTATTAGATTATGAGAATTTATAAAAACACTGATATTGTTTTATACATTATGTTTTCTTCTACTTCATGTAGCTGTTTCTCGCTTCTTCTTGTACACTTACAAATAATCAaatataatacaactgaacaaacAGTACTGAGAGATCAGCTTAAGCTTTATGCTTAgcaaaatcaatctgattctgctGTACTTTTTTGTGCACTTTCAGACACAGATCTTATTATATACTGAAGTAAGCACAGATAAATTATCGACAACAGCAACCAATTTAAGCAAGGAAAAAAAGGGTAAAGTGAATCTCAATTGTTAATTTATGAATTATGTATACATACACATaacaatcaaaaaagaaagtGAAACTAAAGTCTTATCCTTTCGGATTCCAAGCACTAGTTCATTTGTTGACGACGTTATCTACTGACGTTGACAATGACGTTTCTCTTTGCTTTTTCTTTCGGAGCCTAACGACGAAAACAAACCCGGAAACGGCGAGTAAGACAACACCAGCAACTCCACAAACCAAGCTGGAAACCAATAACACTTCTCTCACGTGATCTTTCCGGTTACTGTCACGTGACATTTCATCTCCGTTATTGCCGGTATTATTCCACCACGTCAAGTTCCTCGCCTCCGGTAGCGACGATGACGGCGGCGATTTCCCGCCGGCGCCGGCGAAGAATGAATGCAATTGTGGATCGTCGGCTTTTGCGGTCGGAATATTTGACGAGTGTTGATATGGCAAGCCGTGCTCTGACGGACGGAGCTCTCTGCCGTGTGGTTTTGAGGAAAGTATGGAGATGGTGAATAAGAGTAATAATACGACGGCGTTTTGCATGTTTTGCTCCATGCTCTGCTGTCTTCTGGAGTATGATGCTAGCTTTGGTTTATATTCACTTCTCTCTCTAACTAATGAAAACGCAAGAGTTTGCTTCTCATGAAAGGAAGAGGGGAAAAAGTTATCAAATGTCTGTATCAAAGTAGTACTCGCTGCATTATATAttttacatatattttttattttctaataagGTTCTTTTGATTTAATTATTCGGCATTTAAGATTTATTGGCTCATTAATTCATATTCATATCGCATAGGGATCTTTTAAAAGGATGTGCTTCCTAACTAGCATTCTCTATTTCAAAAGTTTTAAGTGGATACCTCTAATTAAGAGTTGATAATATCCCTCTCACTATAGCCTGAAAGTTAATTAGTACTTCATCCATATTATTTTATGTACTTCTAACTAAAACTCTTATAAATTTTAAAACCTCATAAAAGTGTAATAAGTCATATTTCATAATAGTTACTCATATTTAATAAACACTCCAAAAGTTGCCGTGCAAACTATTTTTTACCTTAGATAATAATAATAtcacataaaataaaatagaaaaagcatatttctttaatttaatttataatttttaatattaCATTATTTAATTTAATATAATATATCTAGATGCAACTGTATTTGATTTATGAGATTTTGTCAGCATGAGTGAATGTACTTTAAATGAAGTGGGGAGCCTGGGGCGCTCATGCATTTTAAAAAAGTGTTTTTTCCTTCATTGTATCATTAAATACTCATTATTTAGTCACAGCTAAGACTAGTTcgtgaaaaaaaaaaaggaattttttttatgcGACTTGAATATTATACAGTACCTAGTGAAATTTATAACTACAAAACTGTAACGCTAATCTTTTACAATCAAATATTGTAGGTCACTTTAATTTCCATAGCATTATATCAGTTATTCGGAATCAAAATCACATACTTTGCTTACCTTACAAGTAATTTATCACTACTATGTTTAAGTTTAGTCTATTACCTAAAAAATGGTTATGTTTAGTCTAATCCTTTTTAACAACTCCAACTTGATATAATCTTATTTACTTGCTACATTAGTAAAAGGAAGTGTATGATATACATATATATTCTAAAACAATTCTAGCTTTTTCCTTGAGTTGGTAGACTGATTCTGATAAAAAATCTAACATACATTATAAAACAATAATTTTGTGGTATTGTATTGGTTCTAATTTCCAAACTACGTTTTGATAGCTGTTATTATTCCGAGACAACTGTCATGACTACCTAAAATGTGAATGTGAAGGTTGCCCAAAAAAATGGAATCACGGCACCAAATCCAATGTAACTATTACTGATAGCAAAAATCGCG contains:
- the LOC104248388 gene encoding uncharacterized protein — protein: MEQNMQNAVVLLLLFTISILSSKPHGRELRPSEHGLPYQHSSNIPTAKADDPQLHSFFAGAGGKSPPSSSLPEARNLTWWNNTGNNGDEMSRDSNRKDHVREVLLVSSLVCGVAGVVLLAVSGFVFVVRLRKKKQRETSLSTSVDNVVNK